The genomic interval GTGGCTATTTCATCTACTTTTCCAAGAACTTCTTTCTTTATATCCTCAAGTTTTTGTCTTGCCTCTTCTTCTGTTTTACCATTAGCTGACATGTATATCTTAATCTTTGGCTCAGTCCCTGAAGGTCTTAACGCATACCAAGAATTATCATTAAATATAAACTTAAGCACATTTGACTTTGGTAATGTTATGTCTTGATGCTCATTAGTGTTTACATCTACACTTTTTCCTTCTCTATAGTCATTATATGTATTTAACTTAAGCTTTCCTATTTCAGTTGGGAAATCACTTCTGAAGCTATCCATAATAGCATCTATCTTTCTTTGTCCCTCTATACCTTCTAATTTAATGGACTTAAGTTCTTCTATATAATATCCATATTTCTTGTAAAGTTGTTGTAATGCTTCGTAAAGAGTCATCCCCTTAGTCTTATAGTATGCAGCCATTTCGCAAACTAACATTGAAGCTATAACTGCATCCTTATCTCTAACAAATGTACCTGTTAAATAACCGAAGCTTTCTTCATATCCAAATACAAAACTTTTATCTTTATTCTCTTCAAACTCTTTTATCTTTTCACCTATAAACTTAAATCCTGTAAGAGTATCAATCGTTTCTAATCCATAATATTTTGCTATAACTCTTCCTAAATCACTAGTAACAATAGTCTTAATCACTACATCATTTTCATTTATTTCATTTTTCTCTTTTTTACCTTGTAATATGTAATCTAGTAATAACGCTCCTGTTTGGTTACCATTTAATACAATATATTTTCCTTCAAGGTTTTTAACTACAACTCCAACTCTATCACAATCTGGGTCTGTTCCAAGTAATATATCAGCATCTAGATTTTGCCCCATCTCCATTGCTAATTTAAAAGCATTAGGGTCTTCTGGGTTTGGATAATCAACAGTAGAGAATTGTGGATCTGGTTTCTCTTGCTCTTTTACTACATATACATTGTTATAACCTAATTCCTTTAATACTCTTCTTACTGGCATATTACCAGTACCATGAAGTGGAGTATATACTATTTTTATATCTTTATCTACATTTTCTCT from Caldisalinibacter kiritimatiensis carries:
- a CDS encoding phospho-sugar mutase, with translation MSYMDKYELWLNSEYFDDETKEELASIKNNEKEIEDRFYKDLEFGTGGLRGKIGAGTNRINKYTVARATQGLANYIIQKGNENVKKGVAIAHDSRYKSREFAKTAALVLAANGIKSYLFEDLRPTPELSFSIRHLGATAGIVVTASHNPPEYNGYKVYWEDGGQIVPSIANEIIGKIKEINNFSTIEIMDENEALEKGLLNIIGKEIDDIYIDKVKELSVRENVDKDIKIVYTPLHGTGNMPVRRVLKELGYNNVYVVKEQEKPDPQFSTVDYPNPEDPNAFKLAMEMGQNLDADILLGTDPDCDRVGVVVKNLEGKYIVLNGNQTGALLLDYILQGKKEKNEINENDVVIKTIVTSDLGRVIAKYYGLETIDTLTGFKFIGEKIKEFEENKDKSFVFGYEESFGYLTGTFVRDKDAVIASMLVCEMAAYYKTKGMTLYEALQQLYKKYGYYIEELKSIKLEGIEGQRKIDAIMDSFRSDFPTEIGKLKLNTYNDYREGKSVDVNTNEHQDITLPKSNVLKFIFNDNSWYALRPSGTEPKIKIYMSANGKTEEEARQKLEDIKKEVLGKVDEIATN